TTTACAGCCTCAAGTAAAAGCTTGAACTGAAGGAGACAccaacaaaaacaccacaacaatGCACCGAGTGCACCTCTAACTTGATGACAaaattagtaacaacaacaatgctGGGTGTGGTTCTGGTAAATGTTCATGCTGCAGTGTGCACACTTGAAATGACCACCTCTTCACACTTTCAAATGCCAGAGATATTCTATAATATTGTATGAGTAGTATGGTTAATAATACAACTTACCATGGCTCCTCTGTAGTAGGCTGTCGTGATGGTCCTGAACCTCTCCTGCCCTGCTGTATCCCTTCACAGAAAACACGCATCTTTAACATTGCCTTGCAGAACCTAGCCTAAGTAATTCATAGTGCCCTGCTCTAAGCACCATCTTTTCTCATGATTGATTTCTCATGATTTTTGGGGAAATGTACTTATTTGTGGTCTTACAGGGTTCAAATTTTATGGAGATCAATATCAGTCTCATGTCTATGCATTATGCAAAGAGCCTAGAAGCAAGGAGTGGACAGCTAGCCTGtgtcaagtaaaaaaaaaaacaaaaaaacctgaGAACGTAATCGACTCCCTAACTATCTTATTTTCCTATTGTTATTCAAAGAAGTCACCGCCACATCCAAGAGTCAGCTGGATtttgtttaagaaaaaaaaaacaaacagttactCTGAGGACACTAAGGACAGGATTTGTGAGATGCTTCTTGCAGCCACAGAGCACAGCTGTTGTTGGTCATGACATAGCTCCAATACTAACTGCTCTTTAAACCACCGTCTCATTTTTACCTTCTACAAGTATCAAAAGGTACACTCAAATAGTTAAGATATGTCAGCTTTAGAGTGCTGTCATACACCTTTTGTCAGCACTAGGCCTAGATGTTTTCTCCCTTTGTCCAAGAGTGAACGTATCTCAAGCTACCTCTGTATTGAAAGCACAGACATAAAGCAGATGATGATCTTCTCCATAAGCTTTGGTAAGACAACGATTCTGCTAATTCcacaaaatatttactttatatactgatGATTTATTACGTGACACTATGCCaatattgtcttttttacaCTCACGCCAATAAAGCAGACTTGAATATTATTACAAGGGTTGTCACATCAGTGCTCAGTGGATACTGTGATCTAGACTTCCAAATTTACCAAGAGCCGGTATTTATTTGATATTAAACACAAGGGAAACCATGAAGTCACGAAAGCCATGGAAGTGGAAAAAAGATTtcaacaaaggaaacctgagtTGTGATGTGTTTAATAGCAAGATACAGATTCTACAGAGATACAGATtataatatcaataattataagAGCATTGATTTTGGTTATATCACCTCACCATAACTTAACATTATGTTAGGAATATAGAACCCTAGTTGTCAGTTTGCTAGATACACCTAAATAAACTAACAGTCTATTACAAACAGTCTTATTTTGCTATAGGGCTATTGTAATAGACTGCATTAATTTTAATTAGataaggtgtacctaataaactggcaccTTAGTATAATTGCCATCCATCTCTGAATAATATTTCTGCCAAATTAAGTTTTGAAGTGAAAGCATTTGATGTATTATTATGACTATCTTACCATATCTGTAGCTTGATCTTCTTTCCATCTAATTCTATCGTTCTGATCTTGAAGTCAATacctaaagaaaaacaaaagtcacaCCATTCACCAAGTCTAACCACATCTGACATTAACTCCGCATCTAATCGATAATatcattgtttcattttagaAGCACAGAGTGGTTGACGAGTTCATCAATACTTTCTATAAGTTTAGCTGGTCATATGAAAAATGACAACTAGCTTAATGATAGCTCTGTAGCTTGTTAGCTCAGCTTGCCATAGTTATAAGTAAGTATTAGTAAGTATACCTAACCTTACTGTTACAGCTTGGATAGGGTACCCAACCTTACAGTGCATACATACACAGACTCTGTAAGTATAGCAACTGGTTAAAATATCATTGTCGGTTCTGAAAAAATCCCCTCTTACAAGCCGGCTAGGCTGCTTCCTGACTACAAGATGAATGCTAGCCAGAAAAGTTAGCAACAAATTAGCAGTACGGGATGGGCATCTCCTGTTAAGTTACCACTTTTTTAACCAAGGACAATATTGATTATACGACTTTTACCCACCTATAGTGGAGATAAACGTTGAGTTGAAGGCATCTTCTGAAAATCTGAATAGGACACAGGTCTTCCCGACTCCTGAATCGCCGATTAAAAGTAGTTTAAACAAGTAATCGTAAGTCTTCGCCATGTTATTAGTTAGCTTACTACTGCGGATATCCCGCCCGGTGCAGAGCGGTGACGTCACTGCCTGTGTGCGCTGCCTTTTGGTCAAGTCAACTGCCACTCTGGTCTGTCGTCGTGGCTCCGGAAGTTCGGTGGGTTCGCTCGTTTGACGACTACTTTCACCCGTACTAAGATTGGTTGATTAAACGTTTGACAAAGCGAAAGCGTCCCTCACTTTGGAAGAAGGATGTACCCTAAATAACTCTAAATCGTATGATCAGACATATGATTTATATCCGTAGCTTTCATTAATTAACACACGTTCCTTTTGTAAATTTAGGGGGACCTATCAAAGGCTAAGTACTAACGTTACAAGCTGTCAATTCCGCGTGTGGAAACATTGGTACAGCTGTTTCCTGGTGGAACAATTATTGTCTTCTAATTGTCATAATTCTTCTAACCATGATTTActataatgtttttatatgtctgtatatgtatatgcatgtgtgtttgtgggcatGTGTCTATTTTTGTGGGTAAGATTCGAACTTGAATTATTTTTGAATTGACGTTATTACACCACTAAAAATATCATAACATATTAAGAGCCtaggaaaaaaatatgtttatgtatTAATGGTATgtttttctatggccaggcctCTCATAACGTTACTTGTGGAACAGCTGTAATTAGTTATAGCGGGTACATTTAGCTAACTAGTTATCTATACATAGTTGTTAACGACTAATAATTTTTGTACTCAACATGGACTAGTTCAGCCAGTAGTATTTGTCGTGCCTCCCCTAAAGCGAAAGACCACGCCTGCTGGGTCTCAAACTACAGTTGATTCTGTAGAGAGGCGCACTTGAACTTCAGCATCGCACTTTCTACTTCGTATTTGCATTTGACGAAAAACCTGACCGAATAGAGAAAAAATGTCTGTAAgtgaatttttttattgcaatattatatatttttgtggTTAGAAATTTTAGAACTCGTAAAACAAACAGTTGTAAGTGTTTGTTATTCAAGATTCAAGGTACATTTATGCGGCATATTTCAACAAGATTGTAAAATGAGAAgcagtttgtagttccctttatgctacaaaGCAAACgttatataggcctacataaattataaaattgATAAATAATAATTGATGACCTCAACGTTATGTGGAAACAGGATAagatagatttatttatcagtcAATATGTGGGGTGCacgcatagactgtatataaagggTGCACGCTGTTTATATGCCTAGATGTGTTAATAAATCATTATCTGTGTTCAGTATACAAGTATAGCTGTCAGGAGCGATGCCTGGGCTTGCCTGGACATGTCTTTGTAGCTCTAACTAGCAATTCATTCATCAGACTGTAGGGGGCATTAGAGTATTACAGAAACATTATGCCATTCAATGAACGCCTGAAATAAAATATAGTAATTGAATtccttaaaaacacaaatgttataATCATGTTCTGATCTCGGTTGCAGCTGGCTAAGGATCTGATGCACCCCAATTTTGCAGAGGAGAGGACCAGACACAAGAAGAAGAGGCTGGTGCAGAGTCCCAACTCCTACTTTATGGATGTAAAATGCATGGGTAAGGACTCCAAAACACATCTTATTTCCCTCACTGATGTATTTTTCGATTATGTCATTTAAAGTGgtatattgtcattttatctttaaatgcAGGCTGCTACAGGATCACCACCATCTTCAGCCATGCCCAGACTGTGGTACCTTGTGCAGGCTGCTCTTTAGTCCTCTGCCAACCACGAGGTGGCAAATGCAGACTAACTGAAGGTGAGAAAACTGTCACAAAACTTGGTATTTTAACTGAGGTTTCAGTTATTTCTCCCTGTTGGAAAACTGGTTGGATGTATTGAATAGTCATTTAAGCCAGAAGATTCCAGCTTGATCTTTCTTACTGTTTTGTCTGTGGTTATACTGTATGTGGTAttgaaatgtttgatttatgtcCATCTAGGCTGTGccttcagaaaaaaatattcctgAGCAGAAATCTTCCAAAACACCCATGACAGGCAGCAGAATGGACCATGGATAAATTAGTCCAAGCCTCACACTCCTTGATTTTAAACGTGGCAAATCCTAGTGGAGAAATCATCTGTATCTTGATAATGTGGAGTGAAATTTAAATCCCCCTGTGGGGTTTCTTTGGACATGAGCAGGAGAGGAGCTATGCAAGCTCAAGATAAACGTAAATCCTATACATGCAGACATTGTAATGTGCTCTGAATGAATGGTATGTATAGCAGATTGATATGGCAAAGCATATAGTTTGGACTTCTATTGACCAAGTCAGACATGTTTGGTAATCATGAAAAAGTCCAGTGAGACATGATTtttgtaaaacatttattagGTTGACATAGAAGGGGGTTGGtgaatgaaatattttaaaatgtgaggCGCTTTTCATGGCATGAGAGGAAACCAAGATGAccatcacaaacaaaaataaaacatttaaagaatttattgtctgtgttatgtgttcTTTGGTCTTGAGAGTTCCCCTGGCAAAAAGTGgtataaatgaaacaaaaccaaaaaaaagaaaatcaatacaaTTTCTCACAGACCTAACATTATTCTACTATATACAATAAGTATCCATGGTTGATAAAAATTGACTGAGCTTCCTGTGGTTTGGGGTTT
This genomic window from Micropterus dolomieu isolate WLL.071019.BEF.003 ecotype Adirondacks linkage group LG05, ASM2129224v1, whole genome shotgun sequence contains:
- the LOC123970978 gene encoding 40S ribosomal protein S27-like, which codes for MSLAKDLMHPNFAEERTRHKKKRLVQSPNSYFMDVKCMGCYRITTIFSHAQTVVPCAGCSLVLCQPRGGKCRLTEGCAFRKKYS